A region from the Euleptes europaea isolate rEulEur1 chromosome 13, rEulEur1.hap1, whole genome shotgun sequence genome encodes:
- the LOC130486393 gene encoding L-serine dehydratase/L-threonine deaminase-like — protein MTTTKSLHVNTPLRESIPLSKVAGTKVYLKLDNAQPTGSFKIRGIGHFCKTWAERGCKHFVCSSGGNAGLAAAYAARMLGIPATILVPTSTPAFTIERLKDEGSTVCIVGEMLDESIEQAKELVKNNPGWVYVPPFDDPLIWEGHTSLVKELKEQMDSMPGALALSVGGGGMLCGVIRGLREVGWADVPIIALETKGAHSLNAAMTSGKLVTLPEITSVAKTLGAKTVGAEALKLAQEYPVFSEVITDQEAVVAVEKFVDDEKILVEPACGAALTAVYNGVARRLKAEGKLSPQPDSLVVIVCGGNNITLAQLQLLKDQLGIQNITAA, from the exons ATGACCACCACTAAGAGTCTCCACGTCAACACTCCACTGAGAGAAAGTATTCCCCTCTCCAAAGTGGCTGGCACCAAGGTCTACTTGAAACTGGACAACGCCCAGCCCACTGGCTCTTTTAAGATACGGGGCATCGGGCATTTCTGCAAAACG TGGGCTGAACGGGGCTGCAAGCACTTTGTGTGCTCCTCAG GGGGAAACGCCGGCCTCGCAGCTGCTTACGCTGCCAGAATGCTGGGCATCCCAGCTACCATCCTTGTGCCCACGTCCACACCAGCCTTCACCATCGAGCGCCTGAAAGATGAGGGGAGCACAGTGTGCATTGTGGGAGAG ATGTTGGATGAGAGCATCGAACAAGCCAAGGAGCTTGTGAAGAACAACCCAGGATGGGTTTATGTACCCCCCTTCGATGACCCTCTCATCTG GGAAGGGCACACGTCCCTGGTCAAAGAGTTAAAGGAGCAGATGGATTCCATGCCTGGAGCGCTGGCTCTCTCggtaggaggaggagggatgctgTGTGGGGTGATCCGGGGCCTCCGTGAAGTGGGCTGGGCTGATGTGCCCATTATTGCCCTCGAgaccaaaggtgcccacagcctAAATGCTGCCATGACGTCTGGGAAGCTGGTGACACTTCCAGAAATTACTAG CGTTGCTAAAACCCTTGGGGCAAAGACTGTGGGGGCAGAGGCGCTGAAGCTGGCTCAAGAGTACCCTGTCTTTTCAGAGGTCATCACAGATCAGGAGGCAGTAGTGGCTGTTGAGAAGTTTGTGG ATGATGAGAAGATCCTGGTGGAACCCGCATGTGGGGCAGCCTTGACAGCCGTCTACAACGGAGTAGCCCGGAGGCTGAAAGCGGAGGGCAAGCTCAGCCCCCAGCCCGACTCCTTGGTGGTTATTGTGTGCGGCGGCAACAACATAACGTTGGCACAGCTGCAGCTCTTGAAAGACCAGCTGGGCATCCAGAACATCACGGCTGCTTAG
- the LOC130486419 gene encoding serine dehydratase-like: MMLGKPFHVVTPVLESITLSQAAGSRVYMKMENVQPMGSFKIRGIGYFCQELAKKGCLHFVCSSGGNAGAAAAYAAQKLSIPATIVVPEFASPSTVKRLENLGAEVEIFGKVWDEANDRALALAKEDGWVNVHPFDHPLVWKGHSSLVKELKDSLDAKPGAIVLSVGGGGLLAGVVAGLQEVGWLDVPIVAVETRGADSFSAAIQAGRLVTLPDITSVAKCLGAKTVAQRALDCASECPIISHVLDDVEAVKAVEQFLDDERMLVEPACGASLALLYSGHIQRLQDEGRLSRTLGSIVIIVCGGGNIRMDMIENMKDQLGMK; encoded by the exons ATGATGTTGGGGAA ACCCTTCCATGTGGTGACTCCTGTGTTGGAGAGCATCACTTTGTCCCAGGCTGCTGGCAGTAGGGTCTACATGAAAATGGAAAATGTGCAGCCCATGGGCTCCTTCAAGATCCGAGGCATTGGCTATTTCTGTCAGGAG CTTGCCAAGAAAGGCTGTCTGCACTTCGTTTGCTCCTCTG GTGGTAACGCTGGCGCTGCTGCGGCTTATGCTGCCCAAAAACTCAGTATCCCGGCCACCATCGTGGTGCCGGAATTTGCATCACCGTCCACGGTGAAAAGGCTGGAGAATCTGGGAGCAGAGGTGGAGATCTTTGGGAAG GTGTGGGATGAAGCCAATGACAGAGCCCTGGCCCTGGCGAAGGAAGATGGCTGGGTCAATGTCCACCCCTTCGACCACCCATTAGTGTG GAAAGGTCACAGCAGCCTGGTCAAGGAGCTGAAGGACTCCCTGGACGCCAAGCCGGGAGCCATCGTCCTGTCGGTGGGAGGAGGTGGGCTGCTGGCCGGCGTGGTGGCAGGTCTGCAGGAGGTGGGATGGCTAGATGTGCCCATTGTGGCTGTGGAGACCAGAGGAGCAGATAGCTTCAGTGCCGCCATCCAGGCGGGGCGACTCGTCACGCTGCCTGATATAACCAG TGTGGCAAAGTGCCTGGGGGCCAAGACCGTGGCACAACGGGCACTGGACTGTGCCAGCGAGTGTCCAATCATCTCGCACGTGCTGGACGATGTCGAAGCTGTGAAAGCCGTGGAGCAGTTCCTAG ATGATGAACGGATGCTCGTGGAGCCTGCCTGCGGAGCCTCTCTGGCCCTGCTCTACTCCGGCCACATCCAGCGGCTGCAAGATGAGGGACGCTTGAGCCGGACCCTGGGCTCCATCGTCATTatcgtgtgtgggggaggcaataTCCGGATGGACATGATCGAGAACATGAAGGACCAGCTGGGGATGAAGTGA